Proteins encoded within one genomic window of Jiangella mangrovi:
- a CDS encoding dihydrofolate reductase family protein, with amino-acid sequence MKLTATIQVTVDGVMQANGGAHPDLDPGYDRGGWALPLFDDESFAHVEETYERADAFLFGRRTYDFFAHTWGAIPDMMDSRIGRALNEKPKYVASTTLTRPHWAPGTVLPGGGDGGDLAAAAQELKAAPGGELQVHGSGDLTRWLLAQNLLDELHLLTVPVIVGRGIRLFPHDGPDHALDLTEFRAFPKGITLQTYRLARRPQYAAH; translated from the coding sequence ATGAAGCTGACCGCCACCATCCAGGTCACCGTCGACGGCGTCATGCAGGCCAACGGCGGCGCGCACCCCGACCTCGACCCCGGCTACGACCGCGGCGGCTGGGCCCTGCCCCTGTTCGACGACGAGTCCTTCGCCCACGTCGAGGAGACCTACGAGCGCGCCGACGCGTTCCTCTTCGGCCGCAGGACCTACGACTTCTTCGCCCACACCTGGGGCGCGATCCCCGACATGATGGACAGCCGGATCGGCCGCGCCCTGAACGAGAAGCCCAAGTACGTCGCCTCCACCACCCTCACCCGCCCGCACTGGGCGCCCGGAACCGTCCTGCCCGGCGGCGGCGACGGGGGCGACCTCGCGGCAGCCGCACAGGAGCTGAAGGCCGCACCGGGTGGGGAGCTGCAGGTCCACGGCTCCGGCGACCTCACCCGCTGGCTGCTCGCCCAGAACCTCCTCGACGAGCTCCACCTGCTCACCGTCCCCGTCATCGTCGGACGGGGCATCCGCCTCTTCCCCCACGACGGCCCCGACCACGCACTCGACCTGACCGAGTTCCGCGCTTTTCCGAAGGGCATCACCCTGCAGACCTACCGCCTCGCCAGGCGACCCCAGTACGCCGCCCACTGA
- the menE gene encoding o-succinylbenzoate--CoA ligase, with protein MQTQTPPSGSPARRALTTVEVPLRPAVVPRLMPAVAAALAGRSALLPLPTAPTAVRDELLSEFAPRKPLEKDVAFIVPTSGSTGRPKGALLSATAVEAAATATLERLGGPGRWLLALPATHIAGLMVLARSVVAGTEPVAVDLTGGFDPELFAAASVQVFAGAGRRYTALVPRQLSALLDAGGAPLSALTGYDAVLVGGAAADGALLDRARKAGVEVVTTYGMTETCGGCVYDGVPLDGVRVALADDGRIRLAGPMLAHGYRLRPDLDDAFADGWFTTSDLGRLGDDGTLTVLGRADDVAVSGGENVPLAAVDQAVASHPDVAEALSVAVPDAEWGERVVVAVVPTDPGRPPTLDDVRAHVRERHPVAYAPKELHVLDALPTLPGGKTDRRALAARLGLAQA; from the coding sequence ATGCAGACGCAGACCCCGCCCTCCGGATCTCCGGCCCGCCGCGCCCTGACCACGGTCGAGGTGCCGTTGCGGCCCGCGGTCGTCCCGCGGCTGATGCCCGCGGTGGCGGCCGCCCTGGCCGGCAGGTCCGCACTGCTGCCGTTGCCGACGGCGCCCACCGCGGTCCGGGACGAGCTCCTCAGCGAGTTCGCCCCGCGCAAGCCGCTGGAGAAGGATGTCGCGTTCATCGTGCCGACGTCGGGGTCGACGGGGCGGCCGAAGGGTGCGTTGCTGAGCGCGACGGCCGTCGAAGCCGCCGCCACCGCCACCCTGGAGCGGCTCGGCGGGCCCGGGCGGTGGCTGCTTGCGCTGCCCGCGACGCACATCGCCGGGCTCATGGTGCTGGCCCGGTCGGTGGTCGCGGGGACGGAGCCGGTCGCCGTCGACCTCACCGGCGGGTTCGATCCGGAGCTGTTCGCGGCCGCGAGCGTCCAGGTCTTCGCCGGCGCGGGACGGCGCTACACCGCGCTGGTCCCCCGGCAGCTCAGCGCGCTGCTCGACGCCGGCGGCGCCCCGCTCTCGGCGCTGACGGGGTACGACGCGGTGCTCGTCGGGGGCGCGGCGGCCGACGGCGCCCTGCTCGACCGCGCGCGCAAGGCCGGCGTCGAGGTCGTCACCACCTACGGCATGACCGAGACCTGCGGCGGCTGCGTGTACGACGGCGTCCCGCTCGACGGCGTCCGGGTCGCGCTGGCCGACGACGGCCGCATCCGGCTGGCCGGGCCCATGCTGGCCCACGGCTACCGCCTGCGCCCGGACCTCGACGACGCCTTCGCCGACGGCTGGTTCACCACGTCCGACCTGGGCCGGCTCGGCGACGACGGAACACTGACCGTACTGGGAAGGGCCGACGACGTCGCGGTGTCCGGCGGCGAGAACGTCCCGCTGGCCGCCGTCGACCAGGCCGTCGCCTCGCATCCGGACGTGGCCGAGGCGCTCAGCGTCGCCGTCCCCGATGCCGAGTGGGGCGAGCGGGTCGTCGTCGCCGTCGTGCCCACTGATCCAGGCCGCCCGCCGACCCTCGACGACGTCCGCGCCCACGTGCGCGAGCGGCACCCCGTCGCCTATGCCCCCAAGGAGCTGCACGTGCTCGACGCCCTGCCCACCCTGCCGGGAGGCAAGACCGACCGCCGCGCGCTGGCGGCCCGCCTCGGCCTGGCGCAGGCCTGA
- a CDS encoding YciI family protein: MKYMVSVIDDRTGSATEDEMTAIHAFNETLQADGHWVFAGGLAAPEASTVVDNRGGEPLITDGPFLETKEYFAGFWIMEAPDLDVMLKLATAASKACNRKLEVRPLLVL; encoded by the coding sequence ATGAAGTACATGGTTTCCGTCATCGACGACAGGACGGGCTCGGCCACCGAGGACGAGATGACCGCCATCCACGCGTTCAACGAGACACTCCAGGCCGACGGTCACTGGGTCTTCGCCGGCGGCCTCGCGGCACCCGAGGCGTCCACCGTCGTCGACAACCGCGGCGGCGAGCCGCTGATCACCGACGGCCCGTTCCTGGAGACGAAGGAGTACTTCGCCGGCTTCTGGATCATGGAGGCGCCCGACCTCGACGTCATGCTGAAGCTCGCCACCGCGGCGTCGAAGGCCTGCAACCGCAAGCTCGAGGTGCGCCCGCTCCTGGTCCTGTGA
- a CDS encoding DUF1707 SHOCT-like domain-containing protein: protein MAGGRAARPPGDDDRARYTTVLDAARAEGRIDDAELSRRSFTVRYAQTMGELDAVVDDLPGPTAAAAAGRSPLTWALAGIAVAAAVVIGIVVGARDGEGEDDTPAGGQVEVVDPPPVAEEEAAPPDMYSLADLTAMWDALGTAQVPGVLSVYLHSEWADLDVQADPGVPFYDEAEYDGELQPFEPGGQVSGEPEAEFFPLDAVDPAVVAAVADRADDVAGYAGRPISLIVVERDVFYGDIVTIRVHLEADAYGVSPSLTWDASGQHLLDDGSDA, encoded by the coding sequence ATGGCTGGGGGGCGAGCGGCGCGGCCGCCGGGCGACGACGACCGCGCCCGTTACACGACGGTGCTCGACGCCGCCCGCGCCGAGGGCCGCATCGACGACGCCGAGCTGTCCCGCCGCTCGTTCACCGTCCGCTACGCGCAGACCATGGGCGAGCTCGACGCCGTCGTCGACGACCTTCCGGGGCCGACGGCGGCAGCTGCGGCCGGGCGGTCGCCGCTGACGTGGGCGCTGGCCGGGATCGCGGTGGCCGCGGCGGTGGTCATCGGCATCGTCGTCGGCGCCCGTGACGGCGAGGGTGAGGACGACACCCCGGCCGGCGGCCAGGTCGAGGTGGTCGATCCGCCGCCGGTCGCCGAAGAGGAGGCCGCCCCTCCCGACATGTACTCCCTCGCCGACCTGACGGCGATGTGGGACGCGCTCGGCACGGCGCAGGTCCCCGGCGTGCTCAGCGTCTACCTCCACTCCGAGTGGGCCGACCTCGACGTCCAGGCCGACCCCGGGGTGCCGTTCTACGACGAGGCCGAGTACGACGGCGAGCTCCAGCCGTTCGAACCCGGCGGCCAGGTCTCCGGCGAGCCGGAGGCCGAGTTCTTCCCCCTCGACGCCGTCGACCCGGCCGTCGTCGCCGCCGTCGCGGACCGCGCCGACGACGTCGCGGGATACGCGGGGCGCCCGATCTCCCTCATCGTCGTCGAGCGCGACGTCTTCTACGGCGACATCGTGACGATCCGCGTGCACCTCGAGGCCGACGCCTACGGGGTCAGCCCGTCGCTCACCTGGGACGCCAGCGGACAGCACCTGCTCGACGACGGGAGCGACGCGTGA
- a CDS encoding demethylmenaquinone methyltransferase: MTRASLDKQPHEVAAMFDDVAEKYDRTNDVLSLGQDRAWRRQVTAAIDVAPGERVLDLAAGTGTSSEPFRARGAFVVPCDFSLGMLRTGWRTHADLPFVAGDATRLPFADDVFDAVTISFGLRNVNDPVAGLREMLRVTRPGGRLVVCEFSHPTFAPFRKVYVEYLMRALPPVARRVSSSPDAYVYLAESIRAWPDQRGLADRLREAGWGDVRWRNLSGGIVALHHAVKP; the protein is encoded by the coding sequence GTGACTCGCGCCTCCCTGGACAAGCAACCGCACGAGGTGGCGGCGATGTTCGACGACGTCGCCGAGAAGTACGACCGCACCAACGACGTGCTCTCGCTCGGCCAGGACCGCGCCTGGCGGCGCCAGGTCACCGCGGCCATCGACGTCGCGCCGGGGGAGCGGGTGCTCGACCTCGCCGCCGGCACCGGCACCTCGAGCGAGCCGTTCCGGGCCCGCGGCGCGTTCGTCGTGCCGTGCGACTTCTCCCTCGGCATGCTCCGGACCGGATGGCGGACGCATGCGGACCTGCCGTTCGTGGCCGGCGACGCCACCCGGCTGCCGTTCGCCGACGACGTGTTCGACGCCGTCACCATCTCCTTCGGCCTGCGCAACGTGAACGACCCGGTCGCCGGGCTGCGCGAGATGCTGCGGGTCACCCGTCCCGGCGGCCGGCTCGTGGTCTGCGAGTTCAGCCACCCGACGTTCGCGCCGTTCCGCAAGGTCTACGTCGAGTACCTCATGCGGGCGCTGCCACCGGTCGCCCGCCGGGTGTCCAGCAGCCCCGACGCCTACGTCTACCTGGCCGAGTCGATCCGCGCCTGGCCCGACCAGCGCGGTCTGGCCGACCGGCTGCGCGAGGCCGGCTGGGGCGACGTCCGCTGGCGCAACCTCAGCGGCGGCATCGTCGCGCTGCACCACGCCGTCAAGCCGTAG
- a CDS encoding 1,4-dihydroxy-2-naphthoyl-CoA synthase, which yields MTTAPFDPARWRPVEGFELTDITYHRHVEDGRDRGTVRIAFDRPEVRNAFRPLTVDELYRVLDHARMTPDVGCVLLTGNGPSPKDGGWAFCSGGDQRIRGRSGYQYASGETAESVDPARAGRLHILEVQRLIRFMPKVVIAVVPGWAAGGGHSLHVVCDLSLASAEHARFKQTDADVGSFDGGYGSAYLARQVGQKFAREIFFLGSEYSAEDAHRMGMVNAVVPHAALEEVALEWAEKINGKSPTAQRMLKFAFNAVDDGMVGQQVFAGEATRLAYMTDEAVEGRDAFLEKRPPDWSPFPWYY from the coding sequence GTGACGACCGCACCGTTCGACCCGGCCCGCTGGCGCCCCGTCGAGGGCTTCGAGCTCACCGACATCACCTACCACCGCCATGTCGAGGACGGGCGCGACCGCGGCACCGTCCGCATCGCGTTCGACCGGCCCGAGGTGCGCAACGCGTTCCGCCCGCTCACCGTCGACGAGCTGTACCGGGTGCTCGACCACGCCCGCATGACCCCCGACGTGGGGTGCGTGCTGCTCACCGGCAACGGGCCGTCCCCCAAGGACGGCGGCTGGGCCTTCTGCTCCGGCGGCGACCAGCGCATCCGCGGCCGCTCGGGCTACCAGTACGCCAGCGGCGAGACCGCCGAATCCGTCGACCCCGCGCGGGCGGGCCGGCTGCACATCCTCGAGGTGCAGCGGCTGATCCGGTTCATGCCGAAGGTCGTCATCGCGGTCGTGCCCGGCTGGGCGGCCGGCGGCGGCCACAGCCTCCACGTCGTCTGCGACCTCAGCCTGGCCAGCGCCGAGCACGCCCGCTTCAAGCAGACCGACGCCGACGTCGGCTCGTTCGACGGCGGCTACGGGTCGGCGTACCTGGCGCGGCAGGTCGGGCAGAAGTTCGCCCGCGAGATCTTCTTCCTCGGCTCGGAGTACTCGGCAGAGGACGCGCACCGCATGGGCATGGTCAACGCCGTCGTCCCGCACGCCGCGCTGGAGGAGGTGGCGCTGGAGTGGGCGGAGAAGATCAACGGCAAGAGCCCGACGGCGCAGCGGATGCTGAAGTTCGCCTTCAACGCGGTCGACGACGGGATGGTGGGCCAGCAGGTGTTCGCGGGGGAAGCGACGCGGCTCGCCTACATGACCGACGAGGCGGTCGAGGGCCGGGACGCCTTCCTCGAGAAGCGCCCGCCGGACTGGTCGCCCTTCCCCTGGTATTACTGA
- a CDS encoding DUF4229 domain-containing protein, translating to MAVVRYTLLRALVFAVVAALLFLVGFRGLVLVVVALLVSGLLSYFVLRGSRDKVSIAWDRRLRTIRERTNAEDAWDDEQRARTEGPKDA from the coding sequence ATGGCTGTCGTCCGATACACCCTCCTGCGCGCGCTGGTCTTCGCCGTCGTCGCCGCGCTGCTGTTCCTCGTCGGCTTCCGCGGGCTGGTGCTCGTGGTGGTGGCGCTGCTCGTCTCCGGTCTGCTCAGCTACTTCGTGCTGCGCGGCAGTCGCGACAAGGTGTCCATCGCCTGGGACCGGCGGCTGCGGACCATCCGCGAGCGCACCAACGCCGAGGACGCTTGGGACGACGAGCAGCGCGCTCGCACTGAGGGCCCCAAAGACGCCTGA
- a CDS encoding CGNR zinc finger domain-containing protein: protein MSGASTPAPGRLDTVRRFVNTLDIESATDALTTPADLTAWLASASLLAGGSEAGPDDLGRAVAVREALRDALAANHGGDPIPAGALAVLNDAAARSRLTATLTASDGWRPRPAADGVDGALGGLLALVGDAMADGTWSRLKVCVNDTCRWAFYDESRARSGKWCSMQVCGNRAKQQAWRDRRAESTT from the coding sequence ATGTCCGGAGCCAGCACGCCCGCGCCCGGCCGTCTCGACACCGTCCGGCGCTTCGTCAACACCCTCGACATCGAGTCGGCGACGGACGCGCTGACGACGCCGGCCGACCTCACGGCCTGGCTCGCGTCGGCGTCGTTGCTGGCCGGAGGCTCGGAAGCCGGGCCGGACGACCTCGGCCGGGCCGTCGCCGTCCGCGAGGCGCTGCGCGACGCCTTGGCCGCCAACCACGGCGGCGACCCGATCCCGGCCGGCGCGCTCGCCGTCCTCAACGATGCCGCCGCCCGCTCCCGGCTGACGGCGACCCTGACCGCGAGCGACGGCTGGCGTCCCCGCCCCGCGGCCGACGGCGTCGACGGCGCGCTGGGCGGGTTGCTCGCGCTGGTCGGCGACGCCATGGCCGACGGCACGTGGTCACGGCTGAAGGTGTGCGTCAACGACACCTGCCGGTGGGCGTTCTACGACGAGTCGCGGGCGCGGTCGGGCAAGTGGTGCTCCATGCAGGTGTGCGGCAACCGGGCCAAGCAGCAGGCCTGGCGCGACCGCAGGGCAGAATCGACCACGTGA
- a CDS encoding MFS transporter: MTAVTEPTTRAWASRDFRRLWAGSAVSTFGSEVAELAVPLLAIGVLAATPGELGALRTAQFLPFLLATLPLGMLVDRRRRLPLMVGADVGRFALILVIPLAVWAGFAEIELLYVVMFLAGVLTVLYQVADFAFVPEVVTPHQLVDANGKLAAAQSANEIGARGFGGLLVQAASAPVAMLVNAVTYLVSAFSLRGISVVETTRPTASARPSWAEVTAGLREALRNRYVRALLGEATTFNLFNEVFILGLMLFTVREVGLSPIQIGIVFTAGGVGSFLGAWFGARVTGRFGYGRVLLVTLILGNTAPVLVALAGTDAVGTLVLFCSVFVVMGVGIGIANVHAVSLRQAALPEELRGRVNAAYRLISWGAIPVGATLGGVLAAVTDARTAMVAGASGMVLATLWVAFSPVRRLASIDEAARLSRAGDPPRTAG; this comes from the coding sequence ATGACAGCGGTTACGGAGCCGACGACCCGAGCCTGGGCGAGCCGCGACTTCCGGCGGCTCTGGGCCGGCTCCGCGGTGTCGACGTTCGGGTCGGAGGTCGCCGAGCTGGCCGTGCCGCTGCTGGCCATCGGCGTCCTGGCCGCCACGCCCGGCGAGCTCGGGGCGCTGCGCACGGCGCAGTTCCTGCCGTTCCTGCTGGCGACGCTGCCGCTCGGGATGCTGGTCGACCGGCGGCGGAGGCTGCCCCTCATGGTCGGCGCCGACGTCGGGCGGTTCGCGCTGATCCTGGTGATCCCGCTGGCGGTCTGGGCCGGGTTCGCGGAGATCGAGCTGCTGTACGTCGTGATGTTCCTGGCCGGCGTGCTGACGGTGCTGTACCAGGTGGCCGACTTCGCGTTCGTCCCCGAGGTCGTCACGCCGCACCAGCTGGTCGACGCCAACGGCAAGCTGGCCGCCGCGCAGTCGGCGAACGAGATCGGCGCCCGCGGCTTCGGCGGGCTGCTGGTCCAGGCGGCGTCGGCACCGGTCGCGATGCTGGTCAACGCCGTCACGTACCTGGTGTCGGCGTTCAGTCTGCGCGGCATCTCGGTCGTCGAGACGACGCGCCCGACGGCGTCCGCCCGGCCGTCGTGGGCCGAGGTGACGGCCGGGCTGCGCGAGGCGCTGCGCAACCGCTACGTCCGCGCCCTGCTCGGCGAGGCGACGACGTTCAACCTGTTCAACGAGGTCTTCATCCTGGGGCTGATGCTGTTCACGGTGCGCGAGGTCGGGCTGAGCCCGATCCAGATCGGCATCGTGTTCACCGCGGGCGGCGTCGGCTCGTTCCTCGGCGCCTGGTTCGGGGCGCGGGTGACGGGCCGGTTCGGCTACGGCCGGGTGCTGCTGGTCACGCTGATCCTCGGCAACACCGCGCCGGTGCTGGTCGCGCTGGCCGGCACGGACGCCGTCGGCACCCTGGTGCTGTTCTGCTCGGTGTTCGTGGTCATGGGCGTGGGCATCGGGATCGCCAACGTGCACGCGGTGAGCCTGCGGCAGGCGGCGCTGCCCGAGGAGCTGCGCGGCCGGGTCAACGCGGCCTACCGGCTGATCTCGTGGGGCGCGATCCCCGTGGGCGCGACGCTCGGCGGCGTGCTGGCCGCGGTCACCGACGCCCGGACGGCGATGGTCGCGGGCGCGAGCGGCATGGTGCTGGCGACGCTGTGGGTGGCGTTCTCGCCGGTGCGCCGGCTGGCGTCGATCGACGAGGCGGCCCGCTTGTCCCGCGCGGGCGACCCGCCCCGGACCGCAGGCTGA
- a CDS encoding 1,4-dihydroxy-2-naphthoate polyprenyltransferase, translating into MATVGQWVEGARPRTLPAAVAPVLVGTGAAAAADAAHLGKAALALLVALALQVGVNYANDYSDGIRGTDEDRVGPFRLVGSGSARPAAVKAAALWSFAAAGVAGAALVAWSGHWWLFAVGALAIAAAWFYTGGRNPYGYRGLGEISVFVFFGLVAVAGTTYVQADRLTAVSLVSAVAIGCLACALLLVNNIRDVPTDAASGKRTLAVTLGEQRSRMLYVLLMAAPFLIVAALAVTGRPWGALTLLCAPLAVVTALPVVRRATGRDLIPVLKRTGMTELVFAVLLTVGLAVG; encoded by the coding sequence ATGGCCACCGTCGGGCAGTGGGTCGAGGGCGCCCGGCCGCGGACCCTGCCGGCCGCCGTCGCCCCCGTATTGGTGGGGACGGGGGCAGCTGCGGCCGCCGACGCGGCTCACCTCGGCAAGGCGGCGCTGGCGCTGCTGGTGGCGCTGGCCCTGCAGGTGGGCGTCAACTACGCGAACGACTACTCCGACGGCATCCGCGGCACCGACGAGGACCGGGTCGGGCCGTTCCGGCTGGTGGGCTCGGGATCGGCGCGGCCGGCGGCGGTCAAGGCGGCGGCGCTGTGGAGCTTCGCGGCGGCGGGCGTGGCGGGCGCGGCGCTGGTGGCGTGGTCGGGGCACTGGTGGCTGTTCGCCGTCGGCGCGCTGGCCATCGCGGCGGCGTGGTTCTACACCGGCGGGCGCAACCCGTACGGCTACCGCGGGCTGGGCGAGATCTCGGTGTTCGTGTTCTTCGGCCTGGTGGCGGTGGCGGGCACGACGTACGTGCAGGCGGACCGGCTGACGGCCGTGTCGCTGGTGTCGGCCGTGGCGATCGGCTGCCTGGCCTGCGCGCTGCTGCTGGTCAACAACATCCGCGACGTCCCGACGGACGCGGCGAGCGGCAAGCGGACGCTGGCGGTGACGCTCGGCGAGCAGCGCAGCCGCATGCTCTACGTGCTGCTGATGGCGGCGCCGTTCCTGATCGTGGCGGCGCTGGCCGTCACCGGACGGCCGTGGGGCGCCCTCACGCTGCTGTGCGCCCCACTGGCCGTGGTGACCGCCCTGCCGGTGGTGCGGCGGGCGACGGGCCGGGACCTGATCCCGGTGTTGAAGCGGACCGGCATGACCGAGCTGGTCTTCGCGGTGTTGCTAACGGTCGGCCTGGCGGTGGGCTGA
- the menD gene encoding 2-succinyl-5-enolpyruvyl-6-hydroxy-3-cyclohexene-1-carboxylic-acid synthase, protein MNPSTSAARTVVAELVRRGVRHVVLAPGSRSAPLAHALATASARGDLRLHVRIDERVAAFTALGLARVAGPVAVVTTSGTAAANLHPAVLEASHSGAPLLLLTADRPHEVRGTGANQTTDQVRLFGSAVRFFADVPAPYGRPGEEADLRALLTRALAAAAGTRSGDPGPVHLDLAFREPLVPDGDADWPPPGDGAPDVVDAVTEPAPVLLGPGPRTVVVAGDGAGVAARVYAEAAGVPLLAEPSSGTRAGANAVGPYRLLLDQPSLGGRIERVVVFGHATLSRQVSALLVRDGVEVVAVAGRIPDWLDPGSRAARVVSAVAASEPGDGEWLASWQRAAKAAQDAVDDVLATGPASGPAVAALVWAARRPGESLVIGSSNPIRDADLAAAPPVGDGAAGADGRVLANRGLAGIDGTLSTAAGVALASGAPVRVLVGDLTFLHDVGGLLVGPLEDRPDLQIVVVNDDGGGIFALLEHGDPDHAERFERVFGTPHGADLAALCAGYGVAHRRVDDLASLREALAEPVAGRSVLEVPVARADLRQLHGRIREAVTTALG, encoded by the coding sequence GTGAACCCCTCGACGTCGGCGGCCCGCACGGTGGTCGCCGAGCTGGTCCGGCGCGGCGTCCGGCACGTGGTGCTGGCGCCCGGGTCGCGGTCGGCGCCGCTGGCGCACGCCCTGGCGACGGCGTCCGCGCGGGGCGACCTGCGCCTGCACGTGCGCATCGACGAGCGGGTCGCCGCGTTCACCGCGCTGGGGCTGGCCCGCGTGGCCGGACCGGTCGCCGTCGTGACCACCTCCGGGACGGCCGCGGCGAACCTGCACCCGGCCGTGCTCGAGGCGTCGCACTCCGGGGCGCCGTTGCTGCTGCTCACCGCCGACCGGCCGCACGAGGTCCGCGGGACCGGCGCCAACCAGACCACGGACCAGGTGCGGCTGTTCGGGTCCGCGGTCCGGTTCTTCGCCGACGTCCCCGCCCCGTACGGGCGCCCCGGCGAGGAGGCCGACCTGCGGGCGCTGCTGACCCGCGCGCTGGCGGCCGCCGCCGGCACCCGGTCGGGCGACCCGGGCCCCGTCCACCTCGACCTCGCCTTCCGAGAGCCGCTGGTCCCCGACGGCGACGCCGACTGGCCTCCGCCCGGTGACGGAGCGCCCGACGTGGTCGACGCCGTGACGGAGCCGGCTCCGGTACTGCTCGGCCCCGGGCCGCGAACGGTCGTCGTGGCCGGCGACGGGGCCGGTGTCGCCGCACGTGTCTACGCCGAGGCGGCCGGTGTCCCGCTGCTCGCCGAGCCGTCGTCGGGCACGCGGGCCGGAGCGAACGCCGTCGGCCCCTATCGGCTGCTGCTCGACCAGCCGTCCTTGGGCGGACGGATCGAGCGGGTGGTCGTGTTCGGGCACGCGACGCTGTCGCGGCAGGTCAGCGCCTTGCTCGTGCGCGACGGCGTCGAGGTGGTCGCCGTCGCCGGCCGCATTCCGGACTGGCTCGACCCCGGAAGCCGCGCCGCCCGCGTGGTGTCCGCGGTCGCCGCATCGGAGCCGGGCGACGGCGAGTGGCTGGCGTCCTGGCAGCGGGCCGCGAAGGCCGCCCAGGACGCCGTCGACGACGTGCTCGCGACCGGCCCGGCCTCGGGGCCCGCGGTCGCCGCGCTGGTCTGGGCCGCCCGCCGGCCCGGCGAGTCCCTGGTGATCGGCTCGTCGAACCCGATCCGCGACGCCGACCTCGCGGCCGCCCCTCCGGTGGGTGACGGCGCCGCCGGAGCCGACGGCCGCGTGCTCGCCAACCGCGGCCTGGCCGGCATCGACGGCACCCTGTCGACGGCGGCCGGCGTGGCGCTGGCCTCGGGCGCGCCGGTGCGGGTGCTGGTCGGCGACCTCACCTTCCTCCACGACGTGGGCGGCCTGCTGGTCGGCCCGCTCGAGGACCGCCCCGACCTGCAGATCGTGGTCGTCAACGACGACGGCGGCGGCATCTTCGCGCTGCTCGAGCACGGCGACCCGGACCACGCCGAGCGGTTCGAGCGCGTCTTCGGCACCCCGCACGGCGCCGACCTCGCCGCCCTCTGCGCGGGCTACGGGGTCGCCCACCGCCGGGTGGACGACCTGGCGTCGCTTCGTGAGGCGCTGGCCGAGCCGGTCGCCGGCCGCAGCGTGCTCGAGGTCCCGGTCGCCCGGGCCGACCTGCGCCAGCTGCACGGCCGCATCCGCGAGGCCGTCACCACCGCCCTCGGCTAG
- a CDS encoding isochorismate synthase → MTTLPVSAPMVVRTTEVPDPGPLLELLPEDHPMAWVRRGEGIVGWGQAARFDTIGANRFVAADRWWRRMVGTAVVRDEVRLPGTGPVAFGSFAFDDVPGSSSLVLPDTVVGHRSGRWWVTTIDVTGNLPGGAALPAVSPARRPLSVVYGDGSRSGTEWQGIVAEAVRRITAGELEKVVLARDLVAECPEPVDIRWPLQRLSAGYPHCWTFSVDGMIGATPELLIRRERGLITSRVLAGTIRRTGDDEHDLALAASLARSSKDLEEHEYAVRSVADALAPFCSSMNVPEAPFVLHLPNVMHLATDLAGVTDAAGDGATALAMAAALHPSAAVGGTPTAVALDVIREIEGLDRARYAGPVGWMDARGDGEWGIALRSAEVSGDRLRLFAGCGIVAGSDPAAELAESVAKLVPMRDALSS, encoded by the coding sequence GTGACGACGCTGCCCGTTTCCGCGCCGATGGTCGTGCGCACCACGGAGGTCCCCGACCCGGGGCCGCTGCTGGAGCTGCTGCCCGAGGACCACCCCATGGCGTGGGTCCGCCGCGGCGAGGGCATCGTGGGCTGGGGGCAGGCGGCGCGGTTCGACACCATCGGCGCCAACCGGTTCGTCGCCGCCGACCGCTGGTGGCGGCGCATGGTCGGCACCGCCGTCGTCCGCGACGAGGTGCGGCTGCCGGGCACGGGCCCGGTCGCGTTCGGCTCCTTCGCCTTCGACGACGTCCCGGGCTCGTCCTCGCTGGTCCTACCGGACACCGTCGTGGGGCACCGGTCCGGGCGCTGGTGGGTCACCACCATCGACGTCACGGGCAACCTGCCCGGCGGGGCGGCGCTGCCCGCGGTGTCGCCGGCCCGGCGGCCGCTCTCGGTCGTCTACGGCGACGGGTCGCGCTCGGGCACCGAGTGGCAGGGCATCGTCGCCGAGGCGGTCCGCCGCATCACCGCCGGCGAGCTCGAGAAGGTCGTGCTCGCGCGCGACCTCGTCGCCGAGTGCCCCGAGCCCGTCGACATCCGCTGGCCGCTGCAGCGGCTCTCGGCCGGCTATCCGCACTGCTGGACCTTCAGCGTCGACGGCATGATCGGCGCGACGCCGGAGCTGCTGATCCGGCGCGAGCGCGGTCTCATCACGTCGCGCGTCCTGGCCGGCACCATCCGCCGCACCGGCGACGACGAGCACGACCTCGCGCTGGCCGCCTCGCTGGCCCGGTCGAGCAAGGACCTCGAGGAGCACGAGTACGCCGTCCGCTCCGTCGCCGACGCGCTGGCGCCGTTCTGCTCCAGCATGAACGTGCCCGAGGCGCCGTTCGTGCTGCACCTGCCCAACGTCATGCACCTGGCGACCGACCTCGCGGGCGTCACCGACGCGGCCGGCGACGGCGCCACCGCGCTGGCCATGGCCGCCGCGCTGCACCCGTCGGCGGCAGTCGGCGGCACCCCGACGGCCGTGGCCCTGGACGTCATCCGCGAGATCGAGGGCCTCGACCGCGCCCGCTACGCCGGCCCCGTCGGCTGGATGGACGCCCGCGGCGACGGCGAGTGGGGCATCGCGCTGCGCTCGGCCGAGGTGTCGGGCGACCGTCTGCGGCTCTTCGCCGGCTGCGGCATCGTGGCCGGCTCCGACCCCGCCGCCGAGCTGGCCGAGAGCGTCGCCAAGCTGGTCCCCATGCGCGACGCGCTGTCGTCCTGA